From a single Thermoanaerobaculia bacterium genomic region:
- a CDS encoding alpha/beta hydrolase, with protein sequence MMMAITDLSAQQGPMTGYAPVNGLKMYYEVHGRGEPVVLLHGGFMTITSNWEGWVGELSKTRKVIAVEMQGHGRTADVAREPSSENLADDVAALLEVLELPRADLIGYSMGGGVAMQVAVRHSDQVRRVVVISSTFRRDGRVQEAGDAIAELTAEVFQGSPLETEYKRLSPTPDQFPRFVERLVAADANGKDLTATQLQATTAPMFFIHGDADGIRLEHVAEMFRLKGGGIHGDLRPRSASRLAILPDTTHVTLMQRMDLIVPMVNDFLDAKP encoded by the coding sequence ATGATGATGGCGATCACGGACCTGTCGGCACAGCAGGGTCCAATGACGGGCTATGCGCCGGTCAACGGGCTCAAGATGTACTACGAAGTCCACGGTCGCGGCGAGCCCGTGGTGTTGCTTCACGGTGGATTCATGACCATCACCAGCAACTGGGAAGGGTGGGTCGGCGAGCTCTCCAAGACCCGGAAAGTCATTGCCGTCGAGATGCAGGGCCACGGGCGGACGGCGGATGTTGCGCGAGAACCGAGCAGCGAGAACCTCGCCGATGACGTTGCGGCGCTGCTCGAGGTTCTAGAGCTCCCGCGCGCGGACCTCATCGGATACAGCATGGGCGGCGGCGTCGCCATGCAAGTTGCCGTGCGCCATTCGGACCAGGTGCGAAGGGTCGTCGTCATTTCGTCCACTTTTCGCCGTGACGGCAGAGTCCAGGAAGCGGGCGACGCTATTGCGGAACTCACGGCCGAGGTCTTCCAGGGCTCGCCTCTCGAGACCGAGTACAAGCGACTGAGCCCGACTCCGGACCAGTTTCCGCGGTTCGTGGAGCGCCTGGTCGCCGCCGATGCCAACGGAAAGGACCTGACAGCCACTCAGCTTCAGGCGACCACCGCACCCATGTTCTTCATCCATGGCGATGCCGACGGCATTCGGCTCGAGCACGTCGCGGAGATGTTTCGTCTGAAGGGCGGCGGGATACACGGGGACCTGCGGCCGCGCTCCGCATCGCGATTGGCCATCCTGCCCGACACCACCCACGTGACCCTGATGCAACGCATGGACCTCATCGTCCCGATGGTGAACGACTTTCTCGACGCCAAGCCGTAG
- a CDS encoding VOC family protein, whose translation MPSAFKPSGYNSVSPYLVVSDADATIDFLRKAFDAVEIRRFAGPDGTVAHAEVRVDDSVLMLADGSPGWPAIPAHVHVYVADVDESYRRAIAAGGVSVQEPVKKEDADRRSGVKDAGGSTWWIATRVE comes from the coding sequence ATGCCCTCAGCGTTCAAGCCGTCCGGTTACAACAGCGTCTCCCCATACCTCGTCGTCTCCGACGCCGATGCGACGATCGACTTTCTGCGGAAAGCCTTCGACGCGGTCGAGATCCGCCGCTTCGCCGGACCGGACGGCACAGTGGCGCACGCCGAGGTGCGCGTCGACGACTCCGTGCTCATGCTCGCCGACGGCAGCCCTGGCTGGCCGGCCATCCCGGCGCACGTCCATGTCTACGTCGCCGACGTCGACGAGTCCTACCGCCGGGCCATCGCCGCCGGCGGCGTTTCCGTCCAGGAGCCGGTGAAGAAAGAGGATGCCGACCGGCGGAGCGGGGTGAAGGATGCAGGCGGCTCGACCTGGTGGATCGCCACCAGGGTCGAGTAG
- a CDS encoding PIN domain-containing protein: MIVVDTSALVDSLTGPRRSAAVMRALLADGERLVLPALVLYEWSRGPRLEAEIAAQEALFPRSAALAFGPEEAAVASRLYRSIPRTRGREVDLAIAAHAIALDASLWTLNPRDFADIRDLRTLA; this comes from the coding sequence GTGATCGTCGTCGACACCTCGGCTCTCGTGGACAGCCTGACGGGGCCCCGACGCTCGGCGGCGGTGATGCGCGCCCTCCTCGCCGACGGCGAGCGTCTCGTCCTGCCGGCGCTCGTGCTCTACGAATGGTCGCGCGGCCCGCGACTCGAGGCGGAGATCGCCGCTCAGGAGGCCCTCTTTCCGCGCAGCGCCGCACTCGCCTTCGGACCCGAAGAGGCGGCTGTCGCCAGCCGGCTCTATCGCTCGATCCCGCGCACCCGCGGGCGCGAGGTCGACCTGGCGATCGCCGCCCATGCCATCGCCCTCGATGCCAGCCTCTGGACCCTCAACCCGCGCGACTTCGCGGACATTCGCGACCTTCGAACGCTCGCCTGA
- a CDS encoding HD domain-containing protein produces the protein MRGLAVLALALLWVGARAGAEELAVGPRWVARSWTLDEGLPQNSVNAILQSGDGYLYLGTFGGLARFDGIDFDVLGPRQGLPASRITTLHTASDGVLWIGTEDAGVFRSTAGSGYEKVPLPHLPVGPVVGIQGDRDGATWIGTSRGLIRLGAPGDRAWDEARGMPDDWAMSLFEDSRGTLWVGTETGLLRREGERFLRVALPAKERAVRSIVEAEDGALWVATPTDLLRSEGSGFESVPTPAGYDGEISAHLLVGADGAIWLGANAVYRRHDGNWEQLPLPPRAQGTITKAIFQDRESSVWVGLDGGGLVRFRPARMRAFTAAPLDVSTVPIVEGADGAMWIGTLCNGLVRLANDVATVVRRDDGGSFGCVWSLHVDRSGALWVGHGGGLSRIDGVGQRHFTVPAAAQVAGEDNYGLGVRAILEDSRGRLWVGTATGLSLVSNTASANPEVIKVLADSRVRSIVEARDGSLLVGTQDGLTRYRDGGTVEKIDRASGLSSDDVRVVLEDADGTLWIGTYGGGLNRVRGGEILHYFRADGLNDDVVSQIFDDGQGFLWLSGNRGISRVARRDLEEFAGGRRGSINAVAFGQTDGMVETECNGGAQPAGWQARDGRLWFPTIRGVVVVDPRPLPINQVPPGVAIVRVSDGQDELPVTAPVEVAPGANRLEIHYAGLSFVASERLRFRYQMEGLDDGWVEAGSRRTAYYTQPPPGDYLFRVSAANEDGIWNPTGATLRILLRPRFYETRAFFAGAILAAALVLFGLYELRVVGLRRRQRELERLVGQRTAQLATHRDQLRELNEGLEQRVDAQTETIRQTRDVAIFTLAKLAELRDDATGKHMQRIGEYCRLLAGELVRRGVVDLEDEFVEQIHRSSQLHDIGKVAVPDAILLKQGPLSAADQEVMQAHVTVGGDALRAVLERYDSPSFLTMAMDIAYSHHEKWDGSGYPQGLAGEEIPLAARIVAVADAYDALTSNRPYQTAVEHPVAVERIGRDSGIHFDPAIVDIFLGVEADIRRIRADLIG, from the coding sequence GTGAGGGGACTCGCGGTTCTCGCGCTCGCGCTCCTCTGGGTCGGCGCAAGGGCCGGCGCGGAGGAGCTGGCCGTGGGACCGCGCTGGGTGGCGCGCTCCTGGACACTGGACGAGGGGTTGCCCCAGAACTCGGTCAACGCCATCCTCCAGTCCGGCGACGGGTACCTCTATCTCGGCACCTTCGGCGGGTTGGCGCGCTTCGACGGCATCGACTTCGATGTGCTGGGACCGCGCCAGGGGCTCCCGGCGAGTCGCATCACCACCCTCCACACAGCGAGCGACGGCGTCCTCTGGATCGGGACCGAGGACGCCGGCGTCTTCCGGTCGACGGCGGGGAGCGGGTACGAGAAGGTGCCCCTGCCGCACTTGCCGGTAGGCCCGGTGGTGGGCATTCAAGGCGATCGGGACGGGGCGACCTGGATCGGCACGAGCCGCGGCCTGATCCGCCTGGGCGCCCCGGGAGACCGCGCCTGGGACGAGGCGCGCGGCATGCCCGACGATTGGGCGATGTCGCTGTTCGAAGACTCGCGCGGCACCCTGTGGGTGGGCACCGAGACCGGTCTGTTGCGCCGCGAGGGGGAGCGCTTCCTCCGCGTTGCGCTGCCGGCGAAGGAGCGCGCCGTGCGCTCGATCGTCGAGGCCGAAGACGGCGCCCTCTGGGTGGCGACCCCCACCGATCTGCTGCGGTCGGAGGGCAGCGGCTTCGAGAGCGTTCCGACTCCTGCGGGCTACGACGGCGAGATCTCTGCCCACTTGCTGGTCGGCGCCGACGGCGCGATCTGGCTCGGGGCCAATGCGGTCTATCGCCGACACGATGGCAACTGGGAGCAGCTGCCGCTGCCGCCGCGGGCTCAGGGCACGATCACCAAGGCGATTTTCCAGGATCGCGAGTCGAGCGTCTGGGTCGGTTTGGATGGCGGCGGCCTGGTGCGCTTCCGGCCCGCCCGGATGCGCGCCTTCACGGCGGCGCCGCTCGATGTCAGCACGGTGCCGATCGTCGAAGGGGCGGACGGCGCCATGTGGATCGGGACGCTGTGCAACGGGCTGGTCCGGTTGGCGAACGATGTGGCGACGGTCGTGCGCCGCGACGATGGCGGCTCGTTCGGCTGTGTCTGGTCCCTGCACGTCGATCGATCGGGTGCCCTCTGGGTGGGTCATGGGGGAGGGCTGTCCCGGATCGACGGCGTTGGCCAGAGACACTTCACCGTGCCGGCGGCGGCGCAGGTGGCGGGTGAGGACAACTACGGCCTCGGCGTGCGCGCCATTCTCGAGGACAGCCGCGGACGCCTGTGGGTCGGCACCGCCACCGGCCTGAGCCTGGTGAGCAACACCGCGTCCGCGAACCCGGAGGTCATCAAGGTCCTGGCCGACAGTCGGGTGCGTTCCATCGTCGAGGCGCGCGACGGGTCGCTGCTCGTCGGCACGCAGGATGGGCTGACGCGCTACCGCGACGGCGGCACCGTCGAGAAGATCGATCGCGCGTCCGGGCTGAGCAGCGACGACGTTCGCGTCGTGCTCGAGGACGCCGACGGCACGCTCTGGATCGGCACCTACGGCGGCGGCCTCAACCGCGTCCGCGGCGGCGAGATCCTTCACTACTTTCGTGCCGACGGGCTCAACGACGACGTGGTGTCGCAGATCTTCGACGACGGTCAGGGGTTCCTCTGGCTGAGCGGCAATCGGGGCATCTCGCGGGTGGCGCGGCGCGACCTCGAGGAGTTCGCCGGCGGGCGCCGCGGGAGCATCAACGCAGTGGCCTTCGGGCAAACCGATGGCATGGTCGAGACCGAGTGCAACGGCGGCGCCCAACCGGCCGGCTGGCAGGCGCGGGACGGCAGGCTCTGGTTCCCGACCATCCGCGGCGTCGTGGTGGTGGACCCGCGCCCGCTGCCGATCAACCAAGTGCCGCCGGGTGTCGCAATCGTCCGGGTGAGCGACGGCCAGGACGAGTTGCCGGTCACCGCGCCAGTGGAGGTCGCGCCAGGTGCCAACCGGCTCGAGATCCACTACGCCGGACTGAGCTTCGTCGCGTCGGAGCGGCTGCGTTTCCGCTATCAGATGGAGGGGCTGGACGACGGCTGGGTCGAGGCCGGCAGCCGGCGGACGGCGTACTACACCCAACCGCCACCCGGCGACTATCTCTTTCGCGTTTCGGCGGCCAACGAGGACGGCATCTGGAATCCCACCGGTGCGACCCTGCGGATCCTGCTGCGCCCGCGTTTCTACGAGACCCGCGCCTTCTTCGCTGGCGCCATCCTCGCTGCGGCGCTGGTGCTCTTCGGTCTCTACGAGCTTCGCGTCGTCGGGCTGCGCCGGCGCCAGCGGGAGCTCGAGCGTCTGGTGGGACAGCGGACAGCCCAGCTCGCGACCCACAGGGACCAGTTGCGCGAGCTCAACGAGGGGCTGGAGCAGCGCGTCGACGCGCAGACCGAGACCATCCGTCAGACCCGGGACGTGGCGATCTTCACCCTCGCCAAGCTGGCGGAGTTGCGCGACGACGCCACCGGCAAGCACATGCAGCGCATCGGCGAGTACTGCCGGCTGCTGGCCGGAGAGCTCGTGCGGCGCGGCGTGGTGGACCTCGAAGACGAGTTCGTCGAGCAGATCCACCGCTCCAGCCAGCTGCACGACATCGGCAAGGTGGCCGTGCCCGATGCCATCCTGCTGAAACAGGGGCCGCTCTCCGCCGCGGATCAGGAGGTGATGCAGGCGCACGTCACGGTCGGCGGCGACGCCCTGCGCGCGGTGCTCGAGCGCTACGACAGCCCGAGCTTCCTCACCATGGCGATGGATATCGCGTACTCCCATCACGAGAAGTGGGACGGGAGTGGCTATCCCCAAGGGCTCGCCGGCGAGGAGATCCCGCTCGCCGCGCGCATCGTCGCCGTGGCCGACGCCTATGATGCCTTGACCAGCAATCGGCCCTACCAGACGGCCGTCGAACACCCGGTGGCCGTCGAGCGCATCGGCCGCGACAGCGGCATCCACTTCGACCCCGCCATCGTCGACATCTTCCTCGGCGTCGAGGCCGACATCCGCCGCATTCGCGCCGACCTGATCGGCTGA
- a CDS encoding energy transducer TonB, protein MKPNSRFLVAAALILVVPLSTVLLYSARGHTDSSLYRAAMRVLGPAVFLGGTFLMYPVAMIDAALFGGVFFRDSLFGFEPRDVYGWVLYLVFYSILALSAGFAARSWPSRARAVRPESAPARGAFEPSTSGALSGAAAVSQRNGRSVLGVPLRLFVGLLCALPVLWCAMPRRIDPTVGKNDADGYPQECRGEKLYRFTFVQQPKPIERHKPVYSDKARNSKVKGLVSVRLAVLSSGEVCEPRIIEGLHPEVDASILAAVRTWRFTPGTYKGTPVAVGWYQPFHIDFSDPDPAALRRAAERQEAERRAAERAALRNGGVAPVP, encoded by the coding sequence ATGAAACCCAATTCACGCTTCCTCGTGGCTGCAGCGCTGATTCTCGTGGTGCCGCTCAGCACCGTCCTTCTCTACTCGGCGAGAGGGCACACGGACAGTTCGCTGTACCGTGCTGCCATGCGGGTTCTGGGCCCGGCGGTCTTTCTCGGGGGCACGTTCCTCATGTATCCCGTCGCGATGATCGACGCGGCTCTGTTCGGCGGCGTCTTCTTCCGCGACTCACTGTTCGGCTTCGAACCGCGAGATGTGTATGGTTGGGTGCTCTACCTGGTTTTCTACTCGATCCTGGCTTTGTCGGCGGGTTTCGCCGCACGCTCCTGGCCGAGCCGCGCACGCGCTGTCCGCCCGGAATCGGCGCCTGCCCGCGGTGCTTTCGAACCGTCCACTTCCGGCGCGTTGTCTGGCGCCGCCGCCGTCTCGCAGCGCAACGGTCGTTCGGTCCTGGGAGTTCCCCTGCGACTTTTCGTCGGGCTGCTGTGCGCACTTCCTGTGTTGTGGTGCGCCATGCCGAGGCGGATCGATCCGACGGTCGGGAAGAACGACGCGGACGGCTATCCTCAGGAGTGCCGGGGAGAGAAGCTCTATCGCTTCACGTTCGTGCAGCAGCCCAAGCCGATCGAGCGTCACAAGCCGGTCTATTCGGACAAGGCTCGCAATTCGAAGGTCAAAGGGCTGGTCTCCGTGCGATTGGCGGTCCTATCCTCCGGCGAAGTCTGCGAGCCGAGGATCATCGAGGGGCTGCACCCTGAGGTGGACGCTTCGATCCTGGCGGCGGTGCGAACGTGGCGCTTCACTCCCGGGACGTACAAAGGCACCCCCGTAGCCGTTGGGTGGTACCAGCCGTTCCATATCGATTTCAGCGACCCTGATCCGGCGGCGTTGAGGCGGGCGGCGGAGAGGCAGGAGGCTGAGCGGCGAGCGGCGGAGAGAGCGGCGCTCCGAAACGGCGGAGTCGCTCCAGTACCTTGA
- a CDS encoding ribbon-helix-helix protein, CopG family — protein MAPLKMTFSLDETTAAQLARTAERLRTSKSAVVREAVAEYAARAGRMSEAERRKALRAFDELVHKIPARPAIEVDGELASLRRARRAGGRRSPAEQ, from the coding sequence ATGGCCCCACTCAAGATGACCTTCAGCCTCGACGAAACGACCGCGGCCCAGCTGGCTCGAACGGCCGAGCGCCTGCGGACTTCGAAGAGCGCCGTCGTGCGGGAAGCCGTAGCCGAGTACGCGGCGCGCGCCGGCCGGATGAGCGAGGCGGAGCGGCGCAAGGCGCTCCGGGCGTTCGACGAGCTGGTGCACAAGATCCCGGCGCGTCCCGCAATCGAGGTCGACGGGGAGCTCGCCTCCCTGCGACGTGCGCGCCGCGCGGGCGGGCGGCGCTCCCCCGCCGAACAGTGA
- a CDS encoding nuclear transport factor 2 family protein, with translation MEPRHLVRLWVEAFNRRDVDGLSELYAEEAINHQVAEAPVHGRAAIREMFAAGFAAAEMVCIVENLFEEGEWAILEWRDPTGLRGCGFFHVVEGRIAFQRGYWDKLTFLRLQGLPIPKD, from the coding sequence ATGGAACCGCGCCATCTCGTCCGCCTGTGGGTCGAAGCGTTCAATCGCCGGGATGTCGATGGGCTCTCGGAGCTCTATGCCGAAGAGGCCATCAACCATCAGGTCGCCGAAGCGCCGGTCCACGGCCGGGCGGCGATCCGCGAGATGTTCGCCGCCGGGTTCGCCGCTGCCGAGATGGTCTGCATCGTCGAGAACCTGTTCGAGGAAGGCGAGTGGGCGATCCTCGAGTGGCGGGATCCGACGGGGCTGCGCGGCTGCGGGTTCTTCCATGTCGTCGAGGGCAGGATCGCCTTCCAGCGCGGGTACTGGGACAAGCTGACCTTCCTGCGCCTTCAGGGCCTGCCCATTCCTAAGGACTGA
- a CDS encoding helix-turn-helix transcriptional regulator — protein MVQFQQAHLDASFAALSDATRRGVLERLGRADASITELAGTFQMTLTGMKKHICVLEQTGLVTTEKIGRVRTCKLGPRRLEEEAAWIERYREILEQNYRRLDALLETLQATPSKRTRKQD, from the coding sequence ATGGTTCAGTTTCAGCAAGCCCACCTGGATGCCTCGTTCGCCGCGCTCTCCGACGCCACCCGGCGGGGCGTTCTGGAGCGGCTCGGGCGAGCCGACGCTTCGATCACGGAACTCGCCGGGACGTTCCAGATGACCCTCACCGGCATGAAGAAGCACATCTGTGTCCTGGAGCAGACGGGGCTCGTCACCACGGAGAAGATCGGCCGAGTGCGAACCTGCAAACTCGGCCCACGCCGGCTGGAGGAAGAGGCGGCGTGGATCGAACGTTACCGCGAGATCCTCGAACAGAACTACCGGCGCCTCGATGCGTTGCTCGAAACGCTTCAGGCCACACCGTCCAAGCGCACGCGAAAGCAGGACTAG
- a CDS encoding tryptophan-rich sensory protein, protein MAHNSRLSQALGLLGWLILVFVAAADAPAFYAQLVLPSWAPPAGAFGPVWTVLYTLMAVAAWLVWRERRRRPVGNELALFVGQLAVNTIWSWLFFAWKSGAGAFVAIILLLGLIVATMVAFYKVRPAAGLLLVPYLAWVALATALSWKVWRNNPALL, encoded by the coding sequence GTGGCTCACAATTCTCGCCTTTCCCAGGCTTTAGGCCTTCTCGGTTGGCTGATTCTGGTGTTCGTCGCGGCGGCCGACGCTCCGGCCTTCTACGCCCAGCTGGTGTTGCCCTCCTGGGCGCCGCCGGCCGGCGCTTTCGGGCCGGTGTGGACGGTGCTCTACACGCTCATGGCCGTCGCGGCATGGCTGGTCTGGCGTGAGCGCCGGCGGCGACCGGTCGGCAACGAGCTCGCGCTCTTCGTCGGCCAGCTGGCCGTGAACACGATCTGGTCCTGGCTCTTCTTCGCCTGGAAGTCCGGCGCGGGGGCGTTCGTCGCGATCATCCTTCTGCTCGGCCTGATCGTCGCGACGATGGTCGCGTTCTACAAAGTGCGTCCCGCCGCCGGTCTCCTTCTCGTGCCGTATCTCGCCTGGGTCGCGCTCGCCACGGCGCTGTCGTGGAAGGTATGGCGGAACAACCCGGCGCTGCTCTAG
- a CDS encoding SMI1/KNR4 family protein, whose translation MTTWRERWGAQANELTFCAPASETAVQEIIQKLGPGVPEDLVSVLRESNGVLGPYSLDLVWSAERILRDNLDFRSNREFQALYMSFDSAMFFGDGGNGDQFFFPVLGSGDVRSEVFVWNHEDDSRTWVAQTLEIFVMWYLDGTIKI comes from the coding sequence TTGACGACCTGGAGAGAGCGATGGGGCGCACAGGCGAACGAGTTGACATTTTGTGCGCCCGCTTCGGAGACAGCTGTCCAGGAGATCATCCAGAAGCTTGGTCCCGGCGTTCCAGAAGATCTCGTCTCGGTTCTTCGCGAATCGAACGGTGTTCTCGGGCCATACTCCCTCGACCTCGTATGGTCGGCCGAGCGAATCTTGCGCGACAATCTGGACTTTAGGTCTAATCGAGAGTTCCAGGCGCTCTACATGTCCTTCGATTCGGCGATGTTTTTTGGAGATGGCGGAAACGGAGATCAGTTCTTCTTCCCAGTCCTCGGCTCTGGCGATGTTCGATCTGAGGTGTTCGTGTGGAATCACGAGGACGACAGCAGAACCTGGGTGGCTCAGACACTCGAGATCTTCGTCATGTGGTATCTCGATGGCACGATCAAGATCTAG
- a CDS encoding SRPBCC family protein: MPKPAEVSLPSDREVRVTRTFNAPRQLVWAAHTQPELVRQWQGYEGWDMPVCEMDVRVGGRYKWLWRNCDDGKQFGFFGTFTEVDDPSKLVHEQHYDPGDMDFAMPAGDPCIVSLELSEQDRVTTLVCNMTFASKEARNDAVSTGMADGMEHSYTRLDDLFESAA, translated from the coding sequence GTGCCCAAGCCCGCAGAAGTTTCATTGCCGAGCGATCGAGAAGTTCGCGTCACACGTACGTTCAACGCGCCCCGCCAATTGGTGTGGGCTGCACATACCCAGCCCGAGCTCGTGCGGCAATGGCAGGGCTACGAGGGCTGGGATATGCCGGTGTGCGAGATGGATGTCCGCGTCGGCGGCAGATACAAGTGGCTGTGGAGAAACTGCGACGACGGCAAGCAGTTCGGCTTCTTCGGTACGTTCACCGAAGTTGACGACCCGTCGAAGCTCGTCCACGAACAGCACTACGATCCGGGCGACATGGACTTCGCCATGCCAGCTGGCGATCCCTGCATCGTGTCTCTCGAACTCAGTGAGCAGGACCGTGTCACGACTCTCGTCTGCAACATGACGTTCGCGTCGAAGGAAGCGCGCAATGACGCCGTCTCCACCGGCATGGCCGACGGCATGGAGCATAGCTACACGCGCCTCGACGACCTGTTCGAGTCTGCGGCGTGA